The sequence GCCGCAGCCCGACCAGCAGCACCCCGGCCCCGAAACCGATCACGAAGCCGACCATGCCGATCGCGCGACGCTCGGTGCCGCCCCAGAACACCATGACCAGCGAGCCGAGCACCGCGCCCACGCCTTGCATCGCGGTCACCGCGCCCACGCCCGCGACGTCGCCGAACGACAGCACCGCGGGCACGGTCACGGCCAGGGCGAGCATGTTCAGGTAGTTCATCACGACGAAGAACCCGATCATGATCATCAGGGGGCGGCGCCGTACGAGGAAGCGCCAGCCGCCGACGATGGCCTGCCCGAAGGACTCCTCCAGGCGGTAGAACAGCCGGTCGGGGAAGCGGACCAGCAGCAGCGTGCCGAGCCCGGCGAGAAACGTGACGATGTTCACGGCCACCACGCCGTGCAGCCCGACCAGCGCGATGAGCGCGGCGCCGCCCAGCGGGCCGATGAGCATGCCCAGACCGGTGCCGAGGTTCGCCACCGCGTTGGCCTGCATAAGGTACGGCTTGGGCACCAGCTGCGCCACCGCCGCCAGGTAGGCGGGCCGGTGGAAGGCCGTCACCAGCGACAGCAACCCGGCGATTATCCCGACCTGCCAGACCTCCAGCCGCCCCAGCCACAGCAGGATCACCAGGGCCGCGGTGGCCGCGGCGGAGACACCGTCGCACACCAGCATGACCCGCCTGCGGTCGACCCGGTCGGCGACCGCGCCGCCCAGCGGCGCCGCCAGCAGCGACGGCAGCAGCGCGAGCATGCTGACCAGGGCGTAGTCCAGCACCCGGCCGCTCTCCTGGTAGGCCCACACGCCCAGCGCGAAGGAGGTCAGCGCGGCACCGAGCAGCGACACGGTCTGTCCGGCCGCGACGGTGTAGAAGCGGCGCAGGTCCCTGCGGGCGCTCCGGCCCGCGACCTCGACCTCCCCGACCGGCTCGGGCAGGTCGCCGCCGGCCCAGCGGTCCAGGTGCTCGGAGATGTGCCGGGCCAGGGGCTCGGCCTGGTGCTTGATGAAGTAGTGACCGGCCCGGGGGATCGTGGCCAGCCCCACCCGGTCGGCGAACGCCCCCCACTCCCGGTAGCGCTCCTGGTAGAGCTCGGTCGCGCGGTCCCGCTCGCCGATCACGCACAGCAGCGGCGCCGCGAGCCTGCGCTCCTCGCCGGCGGGGGTGTCGAGGTGGCGGCTGAACCACGCCTGCGCCTCCTCGACGTCGTGCCGCAGGCCGCGCAGCATGGTCCCGGTGTCGCCGAAGTCCTCGTCCAGGGCGCCCAGCGTGCGCAGGAAGTCGCGCTGGGTGCGGTCGGAGGCCCAGCGATGGGCGGGGAACCTCCGGTTCCACCAGGCCGACAGCCGTCCGGGCAGCCGGGCGTCGGGGAAACTGCCGCCGACGAAGACGCCGGTGACCGGAGTCCCGGACGCCTCCAGCCGCAGCGCCAGCTCGGTCGCGGCGGCCGAGCCGACGCAGTGGCCGTACAGCACGATCGGGCCGGAGATCCCGGCCAGCTCAGCCACGATCCGGTCGACCAGCTCCGGCATCGGCAGCATGGCCTCGTCGGGCCGCGCCGGGTCGTGCCCGGGCAGCTCGACGGCGAGCACCGCCGTGGTGGGGCAGGAGCGGGTCAGCGCGGTGGCGAGCGGTTGGTAGGCGGCGGCCGAGCCGCCGCCGTAGGGCAGGCAGATGACGGTACGGCTCGCCGTGCGCGGACCGGCCAGCCGGTGCAGCAGCCCGGCCGGGGCCTCGGCGCCGCCGTCGAGATGGGCGGCCAGCTCGCGGACCGTGGGCCGGGTGAACAGGTCGATCACCCGCAGCGACGGGTCGATCTCCCGGACCGCCCGGACCGCGCGGAAGGAGTCGCCGCCCAGTGCGAAGAAGTCGTCGTCGACGCCGACCTCCACGTCCAGGATGTCCGCCCACACCGCGGCGATGCGCACCTCGGTCGGCGTGCTCGGCGCGACCCGCTCCGCGGCGGGCGCCGCCTCGGGGATCGGCAGGCGGGCCCGGTCGACCTTGCCCAGCGGGGTGAGCGGCAGCTCGTCGAGGACGACGATCGCGGGCGGGACCATGTAGTCGGGCAGCCGCTCGCGCAGCCCCGCCCGGATTACGGCGAGGTCCACCGAGGCGGGTGCGACCCAGGCGGCCAGCCGCCGGGAGCGTCCCTCTCCGACCGGCAGCACCGCGGCCTCCCGGACCCCGGGCTGCTCCTGCAGCGCGGCCTTCACCTCGCCCAGCTCCACCCGGAAGCCCCTGATCTTGACCTGGTCGTCGACCCGGCCGAGGAACTCCACCAGCCCGGCGGAGTTGAGCCGGACCCGGTCGCCGGTGCGGTAGCAGCGGTCGATCCCGGCCACCGGGTCGGGGACGAACCGCTCGGCGGTCAGGTCGGGGCGGTTCAGGTAGCCGCGGGCCAGGCTGGGACCGGCAACCCACAGCTCACCCGGCACCCCGGCGGGCAGTGGACGGCTCGCGGCGTCGACGACGTAGCAGTCGACGCCGGCCAGCGGGCGGCCCAGCGGGACAGACCCCGACCTCGACGGCGGGTCGGGCACCCGGCCGCCGAGCACCGAGACCATGGTCTCCGTCGGCCCGCAGTGGATCTGCACCTCCAGGTCGGGGCCGGCCGCCCGGACGCGCTCGGCCAGCTCCCACGACGTCGCCTCGCCGGCGAGGATCAGCAGCCGGCGCGGCAGCATCCGGGCCAGGTCGCCGTGGGCGGCCAGCAGCTCCAGATGGCTGGGCACCATCTTGATCACGTCGACGGGATGCGCCGCGAGGTAGGCGGCGTACGCCTCCGGGTCGGTGGCGGCGTCCTGGTCCACCAGATGGACGGCGGCGCCCCGGACGAGCGCGCCGTACAGGCAGGTCAGCACCAGGTCGGAGGCGATCGTGGAGACCACGCCGTAGGAGGAGTGGACGTCGGGCACCAGCTCGGCCAGGCCGTGCAGGTAGTGCAGCGCCGACCGGTGCTCGATCGCGGCACCCTTGGGCCGCCCGGTGGAGCCGGAGGTGAAGATCACATGCGCGAGGTGGCCGGGGGTGACGTCGACCTCCACGGGATCGTCGGGCCCGGCGGCCAGCAGGTCGGGCAGGACCAGCGTGCCGGGGACCCGGCCGGCGTGCTCGCGGTCGGCCAGTACGACGCGCGCGCCAGCCGTCTCCATCATGTAGGCGAGGCGGTCGTCGGGGTAGGCGGGCTCCATCGGCATGTACGCCCCACCCGCCCGCAGCACGCCGAGGAGCGCGGGGA comes from Streptosporangium roseum DSM 43021 and encodes:
- a CDS encoding non-ribosomal peptide synthetase/MFS transporter, translating into MTISDERRSALAARLSAARRTAARTAPAIPAREATGGPAPLSPAQARLWFLAQLDDRAAYNVPAAVRLRGPLDTAALLGAVRDLADRHEVLRSLVTDEGATPVDADRVPITVEDLDDHDLLEARLQGELARPFALDSEPPARALLLRLTGADEHVLALTVHHIAFDAWSRNLALAELAALYAARLGMAEPPAPPKVQYADYAAWLAGRPEGDLAWWTGRLAGLEPVLDLPVDRARPSIADWSGAAVPLRLAPALTARVRGVAAETGCTPFMVLLAAWQELLGRISGTDDVPVGVPEAGRLHPDTAHMLGCFVNTLVLRGDRSGEPTGRELLVRTKDAVLDALTHRDVPFERIVEHLHPERSLATTPIFQALLNVLDDRPQALDFPGLTAEQAPPPPRTTKYDLNLAFVNEGEEYDGELTYRTDLFDGPTARRMAGWYLNLLEGMLADLDAPAAAVPLEPVSGPAVAGARTRMDLTRPLHAVIGDRARRTPEATAVVDASGSLTYGEVDRLANRLARHLTAAGVRPDEPVGVLVDRRSVLVPALLGVLRAGGAYMPMEPAYPDDRLAYMMETAGARVVLADREHAGRVPGTLVLPDLLAAGPDDPVEVDVTPGHLAHVIFTSGSTGRPKGAAIEHRSALHYLHGLAELVPDVHSSYGVVSTIASDLVLTCLYGALVRGAAVHLVDQDAATDPEAYAAYLAAHPVDVIKMVPSHLELLAAHGDLARMLPRRLLILAGEATSWELAERVRAAGPDLEVQIHCGPTETMVSVLGGRVPDPPSRSGSVPLGRPLAGVDCYVVDAASRPLPAGVPGELWVAGPSLARGYLNRPDLTAERFVPDPVAGIDRCYRTGDRVRLNSAGLVEFLGRVDDQVKIRGFRVELGEVKAALQEQPGVREAAVLPVGEGRSRRLAAWVAPASVDLAVIRAGLRERLPDYMVPPAIVVLDELPLTPLGKVDRARLPIPEAAPAAERVAPSTPTEVRIAAVWADILDVEVGVDDDFFALGGDSFRAVRAVREIDPSLRVIDLFTRPTVRELAAHLDGGAEAPAGLLHRLAGPRTASRTVICLPYGGGSAAAYQPLATALTRSCPTTAVLAVELPGHDPARPDEAMLPMPELVDRIVAELAGISGPIVLYGHCVGSAAATELALRLEASGTPVTGVFVGGSFPDARLPGRLSAWWNRRFPAHRWASDRTQRDFLRTLGALDEDFGDTGTMLRGLRHDVEEAQAWFSRHLDTPAGEERRLAAPLLCVIGERDRATELYQERYREWGAFADRVGLATIPRAGHYFIKHQAEPLARHISEHLDRWAGGDLPEPVGEVEVAGRSARRDLRRFYTVAAGQTVSLLGAALTSFALGVWAYQESGRVLDYALVSMLALLPSLLAAPLGGAVADRVDRRRVMLVCDGVSAAATAALVILLWLGRLEVWQVGIIAGLLSLVTAFHRPAYLAAVAQLVPKPYLMQANAVANLGTGLGMLIGPLGGAALIALVGLHGVVAVNIVTFLAGLGTLLLVRFPDRLFYRLEESFGQAIVGGWRFLVRRRPLMIMIGFFVVMNYLNMLALAVTVPAVLSFGDVAGVGAVTAMQGVGAVLGSLVMVFWGGTERRAIGMVGFVIGFGAGVLLVGLRPSLALAAFGGLMSWVFLTVLNAHWLALIQLKVGLELQGRVLATNQMLAVSMTPLAFLTAPSLADDVFGPLLVPGGALADTLVGDVVGVGPGRGAGLLLVVCGALLMLWGALGLWYRPLRRMEDALPDAVAGAEIADDLDAVQVEADAVLLEDAGRRG